Proteins from a genomic interval of Candidatus Eisenbacteria bacterium:
- the ruvC gene encoding crossover junction endodeoxyribonuclease RuvC: MMGRAKRKCPPPVEDEPGIVVPPNLDTGRILGIDPGSLKTGFGVLQHIKSEVFWIRSGIMQPPKGQHLLVRLGWLNKTFGEILDEIQPAVVALETSFVGRNMKTALILGQARGALITAATIRNLPVLEFSPAEVKLSIVGHGSASKQQMQGMIPQLIHGLKHDPSEDEADALGVALCCLHRKIREEWRDFASSREND; this comes from the coding sequence ATGATGGGTCGCGCAAAAAGAAAGTGCCCGCCCCCAGTGGAGGATGAACCGGGAATCGTTGTTCCGCCGAATTTGGATACCGGCCGCATTCTCGGTATCGATCCGGGTAGTCTGAAAACCGGGTTTGGCGTGCTACAACATATAAAATCTGAAGTCTTTTGGATTCGTAGCGGCATCATGCAACCGCCGAAGGGACAGCATCTGCTGGTCCGTCTTGGATGGTTGAACAAAACCTTTGGCGAGATTCTTGACGAGATCCAACCGGCGGTTGTGGCGCTAGAAACAAGTTTTGTCGGCCGCAATATGAAGACGGCCCTCATACTGGGCCAGGCCCGCGGGGCATTGATAACCGCGGCGACCATCCGGAATCTTCCCGTTCTCGAATTCAGCCCGGCCGAGGTAAAATTATCAATTGTGGGCCATGGTTCGGCTTCAAAGCAGCAAATGCAGGGCATGATTCCGCAACTGATCCATGGGTTGAAACATGATCCCTCAGAGGATGAGGCGGACGCCCTTGGGGTGGCCCTTTGCTGTCTTCACCGGAAGATTCGGGAGGAATGGCGTGATTTCGCATCTTCGCGGGAAAATGATTGA
- a CDS encoding S8 family serine peptidase, with product MRRAFPLLVLILIVTCTWSQSAPAGRFSPELEANLLQASDHEKIPILIILERQADPILLRMQTDGLAPTERRAIAARHIKRLAKNSQVEIVDIIDQAVSIGKATPPHSFWILNGVRTTATKEIISDLILLPEVNRIIWDPPIPVEQQIDDGRPERGLPPFVKGSFMRDSFSQGDGLDRGIAWQLDMVNAPEAWGTGYTGAGVIVGVVDTGVDYTHPDLAGHIWVNVDEIQGNEIDDDENGYVDDTIGWDFVADDNNPNGTGAGDHGTRVAGLIVGDGTTGTQTGVAPGCTIMLLRGSGGTWSDLVEAMEYAVDNGAHVISMSVTQKWRYLPKPDFSSWRTITDNELAMGIFHANSVGNEGDNINTDPIPFNISAPGNCPAPWVHSGQSIVGGVSAVVGCGSITYEGYLGDFSSRGPSIWEDIAANWPEYPYTMLPEYQDYPYTTGEGGLIKPDICAPSPNTITTEFGGGYSTLDGTSASTPQVAGAMAILIQAKPGITPEEMTQILLTSATKIDDRRGIDNNYGAGLLDVQAALQLTLDWNNYSILSGVVFDASSLNPVPNADVTLFHTGSFISYKETKSRSDGSFVFVIPSDSYNIVTDEFYYLADTTMVTAPPGPHRMDDILIEPRALSVLTGIVRDSETSDSLEAVTLRISDAPVESVVTDTAGVYVFNNVPIGRDVLVVAVRFGHLPQSDQITCLADTTTLDFYMPFGVMDDFEMDQGWTVGAPGDDAYFGLWERIDPAATYDLGVVVQPEDDFTVDPGVTAFITGGNLPGAGSVWNDVDGGTTTLLSPIFDLTRSPNPLMRLSTWYSNHTGAYTDDAFTVDISADSGQVWTTLDLFSESHNEWEMSQWILSDFVDITNAMQIRIVAWDGGENSTVEVGIDELLIFNVASSVDDHNSLNIVPLSLSAMPNPFTQHSVLSCALPRSGRTRLDIINVEGRRVRNLYDGMMKAGLYQFQWDGRTDNGLPVASGCYFAQLIQDGTRKNQRLLLIR from the coding sequence ATGCGTCGCGCATTCCCTCTTCTGGTTCTTATCCTCATTGTGACCTGTACCTGGTCTCAGAGCGCGCCTGCGGGAAGATTCTCACCGGAATTGGAGGCCAATCTTCTTCAGGCTTCCGACCACGAGAAAATCCCGATTTTGATTATCCTCGAGCGGCAGGCGGATCCGATTCTGCTTCGTATGCAAACTGATGGGCTGGCTCCTACCGAGCGCCGCGCCATAGCCGCGCGCCATATCAAGAGATTGGCGAAAAATTCGCAGGTGGAGATTGTCGATATAATTGATCAGGCGGTCTCGATCGGGAAGGCGACACCACCACATTCCTTCTGGATTCTCAATGGCGTGAGGACGACCGCCACGAAGGAAATCATTTCTGATTTAATCCTCCTGCCCGAGGTGAACCGCATCATCTGGGATCCTCCCATTCCCGTTGAGCAACAGATTGATGATGGAAGACCAGAACGCGGGCTCCCGCCTTTTGTAAAAGGGTCCTTTATGCGAGATTCATTCTCGCAAGGTGACGGTCTCGATCGTGGCATCGCTTGGCAACTCGATATGGTGAATGCTCCTGAGGCATGGGGAACCGGCTACACCGGCGCCGGCGTCATCGTCGGGGTTGTCGACACGGGTGTCGATTATACACATCCAGACCTGGCGGGTCACATCTGGGTCAATGTAGATGAGATCCAGGGTAATGAGATCGATGATGATGAAAACGGCTATGTCGATGACACCATTGGATGGGATTTTGTGGCAGATGATAACAATCCCAATGGGACCGGGGCGGGTGATCATGGGACGCGGGTGGCCGGGCTTATTGTTGGCGACGGGACGACCGGAACACAAACCGGTGTCGCCCCCGGCTGTACGATCATGCTCCTCCGGGGTTCGGGGGGAACATGGTCTGATCTTGTTGAGGCGATGGAATACGCGGTCGATAACGGCGCACATGTGATTTCCATGAGTGTGACTCAAAAGTGGCGCTACCTGCCAAAACCCGATTTCTCAAGCTGGCGGACCATCACCGACAACGAGTTGGCCATGGGGATATTTCACGCCAACTCCGTGGGGAATGAGGGTGATAATATCAACACCGATCCCATTCCGTTTAACATTTCCGCTCCTGGGAACTGCCCTGCACCCTGGGTGCATTCAGGACAATCCATCGTTGGGGGCGTCAGCGCTGTGGTCGGTTGCGGCTCTATCACCTATGAAGGGTATCTCGGTGATTTCTCCAGCCGCGGTCCCTCGATCTGGGAAGATATTGCTGCAAATTGGCCGGAATATCCCTACACAATGCTTCCGGAGTACCAGGACTATCCATATACAACGGGCGAAGGCGGTCTCATTAAGCCCGATATCTGCGCCCCCAGTCCCAATACAATAACCACGGAGTTCGGCGGCGGCTACTCGACCCTCGACGGGACCTCGGCCTCAACGCCTCAGGTTGCCGGTGCGATGGCGATTCTTATCCAGGCGAAGCCGGGTATCACACCAGAGGAGATGACGCAGATCCTCCTGACTTCGGCGACGAAAATCGACGATCGTCGAGGGATTGACAATAATTATGGGGCCGGTCTTTTGGATGTTCAAGCGGCTCTGCAGCTGACTTTGGATTGGAACAATTACTCGATTTTATCTGGAGTTGTTTTCGATGCCTCTTCCTTGAATCCGGTTCCAAATGCGGATGTCACTCTTTTTCATACCGGATCCTTCATTTCATACAAAGAGACAAAATCCCGCTCGGATGGTTCCTTCGTCTTTGTTATCCCTTCTGACTCCTATAACATCGTAACGGATGAGTTCTATTATCTGGCGGACACGACGATGGTAACGGCTCCTCCCGGGCCGCATCGCATGGACGATATCCTTATTGAGCCCAGGGCTCTCTCAGTCCTGACCGGGATTGTCAGAGATTCAGAAACATCGGATTCTCTGGAAGCAGTTACCCTGCGCATTTCCGATGCACCCGTTGAATCGGTGGTGACCGATACGGCGGGCGTCTATGTCTTTAATAATGTTCCCATCGGGCGTGATGTATTGGTGGTGGCCGTTCGTTTCGGCCATCTGCCGCAATCCGATCAAATAACCTGCCTTGCCGATACCACGACCTTGGATTTTTATATGCCTTTTGGTGTCATGGATGATTTCGAAATGGATCAGGGCTGGACGGTCGGTGCCCCGGGTGATGATGCCTATTTTGGACTCTGGGAGCGGATTGATCCCGCGGCGACTTATGATCTGGGAGTTGTCGTGCAGCCTGAGGATGATTTTACCGTCGATCCGGGTGTTACCGCATTTATCACCGGCGGTAATCTCCCTGGGGCGGGTTCAGTGTGGAATGATGTCGATGGCGGGACCACAACCCTTCTCTCTCCCATTTTCGATCTCACGAGATCGCCGAATCCATTGATGCGGCTTTCCACATGGTATTCCAATCATACGGGCGCCTACACCGACGATGCTTTTACTGTCGATATCTCAGCTGACAGCGGTCAGGTCTGGACGACGCTGGATCTGTTCTCTGAATCTCACAACGAGTGGGAGATGAGCCAGTGGATCCTCAGTGATTTTGTAGACATTACAAATGCGATGCAAATTCGTATTGTCGCATGGGATGGCGGTGAGAATTCAACAGTTGAAGTGGGAATCGATGAACTTTTAATCTTTAATGTGGCTTCGTCAGTTGATGATCACAATTCGCTTAATATTGTTCCATTGTCATTGTCGGCAATGCCGAATCCTTTCACCCAGCATTCTGTTCTCTCCTGTGCGCTTCCAAGATCCGGTCGGACGCGATTGGACATCATAAATGTAGAAGGAAGACGCGTTCGTAATCTATATGATGGGATGATGAAGGCCGGGCTGTATCAATTTCAATGGGATGGGCGGACAGACAATGGTTTGCCCGTAGCAAGCGGCTGCTATTTTGCGCAGCTGATTCAGGATGGGACACGGAAAAATCAAAGGTTATTGCTCATTCGGTAG
- a CDS encoding YebC/PmpR family DNA-binding transcriptional regulator yields MSGHSKWSTIKRKKGKADAERGRIFTRLIREIVIAARAGGGDIDANPRLRTAVDSAKAANMPQNNIDRAVQRGTGELPGVNYEEATYEGYAPGGVAILIEVLTDNRNRTTAELRHLLTKNNGNMGEAGCVSWMFESKGLIVVEKSASDEERLLEVALDAGAEDVDLDQESVYEITTAPSDLNAVADVLRSRDIPMTSAEVIKIPTTQTTPSEKELEQCVRLRQALEDHDDVQAIHDNLDVTDEMLEKFL; encoded by the coding sequence ATGAGTGGACATTCCAAGTGGAGTACTATTAAGCGGAAGAAAGGTAAGGCGGATGCCGAACGCGGCCGGATTTTCACGCGCTTGATCCGGGAGATCGTGATTGCGGCCCGCGCCGGTGGCGGCGACATCGATGCCAATCCCCGCCTGCGGACAGCGGTTGATAGCGCAAAGGCCGCGAATATGCCGCAGAACAACATTGATCGGGCGGTTCAGAGAGGCACGGGCGAGCTTCCCGGCGTTAACTATGAAGAAGCTACTTATGAGGGCTATGCACCGGGCGGTGTCGCGATTTTAATCGAAGTGTTGACTGACAACCGAAATCGGACGACCGCGGAATTGCGGCATCTTCTCACAAAAAACAATGGCAATATGGGCGAGGCCGGGTGTGTTTCCTGGATGTTTGAGTCAAAAGGCCTCATTGTGGTTGAGAAAAGCGCCAGTGACGAAGAGCGTCTGTTGGAAGTCGCTCTCGATGCCGGTGCCGAGGATGTCGATCTCGATCAGGAATCCGTCTATGAGATCACAACGGCACCATCCGATCTCAATGCGGTTGCCGATGTCCTTCGCAGCCGGGATATCCCTATGACATCCGCTGAAGTGATTAAAATTCCCACAACACAAACAACACCATCCGAGAAGGAACTGGAACAATGTGTTCGGCTTCGGCAGGCCCTTGAAGATCACGATGATGTCCAGGCGATTCATGACAATTTGGATGTCACTGACGAGATGCTGGAAAAGTTTTTGTAG
- the fusA gene encoding elongation factor G: protein MDASKFRNIALVGHSGSGKTSVGEAILYCAGVTTRLGKVAEGTSHLDASAEEIKRKTTINMALSTVDWRGYKYNILDAPGYADFVGEVLYAMTAADAVVLMVNAQAGVEPETEKLFEMAQERKKPVVFLVNHMDKDQANPEKVLSEIRDRLTDRVMALQIPVGVGPNFKGVVDVITGKAYLNLKDDKITQDGDVPADIQSMLDEIRSGLTDMAAESDDALLEKFLEGNELTNEELYSGLRKGIASGTIFPLFYTSAETLIGVSTFMDAMFNYFPSPIDVPGPLAIMNDSGEEISVEAKTDGSTSTFIFKTLPQDKAQEISLFRVYSGKLAAGMEVVNPGRRSTERLGQLYELRGKDRVDVDEVTAGGMGAISKFKNSKTGDTLCSKDNQIIFNGAKLPEPVFAVALAPKSKGDEDKLGNALSRLQEIDPSMQVEVNAELHQTILRAMGDQQVDVILTRLRERFNVDVETGKVRIPYRETIRGKVEDSYYRHKKQTGGRGQFGDVHLKIEPLPSGSGFEFENKVVGGNIPSKFIPAIEKGVREVLPEGALAGYPVVDIRVTVFDGSYHDVDSSEMAFKIASSQAFKKGFMEAKPILLEPIVQVEVVAPKDYMGDIMGDLSGKRGRISGNEVQGRKVVISAQVPLSEMSNYSTQLRSMTQARAWFKLQLSHYEEVPRELVERLLDQLRAEQE, encoded by the coding sequence TTGGACGCATCCAAATTCAGAAATATAGCTCTCGTCGGACATAGCGGATCCGGAAAAACAAGTGTTGGGGAAGCCATCCTATACTGCGCCGGCGTGACGACACGGCTTGGAAAGGTGGCGGAGGGAACGTCCCATCTTGATGCCAGTGCCGAGGAGATTAAGCGAAAAACGACAATCAATATGGCTCTCTCCACTGTGGATTGGAGAGGTTATAAGTATAACATACTGGACGCCCCCGGTTATGCCGATTTTGTGGGGGAGGTCCTCTATGCGATGACAGCCGCCGATGCTGTTGTGCTCATGGTTAATGCGCAGGCGGGTGTCGAGCCGGAGACGGAGAAGCTCTTTGAGATGGCTCAGGAGAGGAAGAAACCGGTGGTTTTTCTTGTCAATCATATGGACAAGGATCAGGCGAATCCCGAAAAGGTTTTATCTGAAATCCGAGATCGTCTTACCGACCGCGTCATGGCTCTTCAAATCCCCGTGGGTGTCGGACCCAATTTCAAAGGTGTTGTTGATGTCATTACAGGCAAAGCCTATCTGAATCTGAAGGATGACAAGATCACACAGGATGGCGATGTTCCTGCCGATATTCAATCAATGTTGGATGAGATCCGAAGCGGGTTAACTGATATGGCGGCGGAAAGCGATGATGCACTGCTGGAAAAATTTCTGGAAGGGAATGAGCTGACGAACGAGGAACTTTATTCCGGTTTACGTAAGGGGATCGCATCGGGAACGATATTCCCGCTCTTCTATACCTCCGCTGAAACCCTGATTGGCGTTTCGACCTTCATGGACGCAATGTTTAACTATTTTCCCAGCCCGATCGATGTGCCTGGGCCCCTGGCGATTATGAATGATAGTGGTGAAGAGATCTCTGTTGAAGCAAAAACGGACGGATCGACATCAACCTTCATTTTTAAAACACTGCCGCAGGATAAGGCTCAGGAAATCTCACTTTTCAGGGTCTACTCAGGGAAGCTCGCAGCCGGGATGGAAGTCGTGAATCCGGGACGCCGCTCTACCGAACGGCTGGGGCAGCTCTATGAGTTGAGGGGCAAGGACCGTGTCGATGTCGATGAAGTGACGGCGGGAGGAATGGGTGCCATATCGAAATTCAAGAACAGTAAGACGGGTGACACCCTTTGCTCTAAAGACAATCAAATCATTTTCAACGGCGCAAAACTCCCCGAGCCCGTCTTTGCGGTTGCCCTGGCTCCCAAATCAAAGGGTGATGAGGATAAGCTTGGGAATGCCCTTAGCCGCCTTCAAGAAATCGATCCCTCTATGCAGGTTGAGGTGAATGCCGAATTGCATCAGACCATTCTGCGCGCCATGGGGGATCAACAGGTGGATGTTATCCTGACCCGCCTGCGAGAACGGTTCAATGTCGATGTCGAAACCGGCAAGGTTCGCATCCCCTACAGGGAGACAATTAGGGGGAAGGTGGAGGATTCCTATTATCGGCATAAAAAGCAGACCGGTGGCCGCGGCCAGTTCGGTGATGTCCATCTGAAGATAGAGCCGCTTCCCAGTGGATCGGGGTTTGAATTTGAGAACAAGGTTGTTGGTGGAAATATTCCCTCCAAGTTCATCCCAGCGATCGAGAAGGGTGTTCGTGAAGTGTTGCCTGAAGGCGCGTTGGCGGGCTATCCCGTTGTTGATATCCGCGTAACCGTCTTTGATGGATCTTACCATGATGTCGATTCATCGGAGATGGCGTTTAAAATCGCCAGTTCGCAGGCCTTCAAGAAGGGTTTCATGGAGGCAAAACCTATCCTACTCGAGCCGATTGTACAGGTAGAGGTTGTGGCGCCGAAAGATTACATGGGCGATATCATGGGTGATCTCTCCGGTAAACGAGGCCGGATCTCTGGGAATGAAGTACAGGGTCGGAAGGTGGTAATCTCGGCCCAGGTCCCGCTTTCCGAAATGTCCAACTATTCCACGCAACTCAGATCGATGACTCAAGCCAGGGCCTGGTTCAAGCTGCAATTGTCACATTACGAAGAGGTTCCCAGAGAACTTGTGGAACGCTTGCTGGATCAACTTAGAGCGGAACAGGAATAG
- the ruvA gene encoding Holliday junction branch migration protein RuvA — protein sequence MISHLRGKMIEKSPTRIVIEVGGLGLSVEVPLSAGHQLGAVGGEVHLHTWLQVREDDLRLYGFLTQKERSAFTALMGIRGVGGRLALNILSHMEIDDLTRAVESGDLQTLQAVPGVGKKTAQRLLLELGGYFSKHGAEGGIDGHRLPWMPGDARRDAAEALVQLGYPPAHAREAIERLGEVPDRTADELIRTVLSGIGPTS from the coding sequence GTGATTTCGCATCTTCGCGGGAAAATGATTGAGAAATCCCCGACTCGAATTGTCATAGAGGTCGGTGGTTTGGGTTTGAGCGTAGAAGTTCCCCTTTCCGCCGGGCATCAATTGGGAGCGGTGGGCGGGGAAGTGCATCTCCATACCTGGCTGCAGGTTCGTGAAGATGACCTGCGCCTCTATGGGTTTCTGACGCAGAAGGAGCGTTCAGCCTTCACCGCTCTAATGGGAATCCGGGGCGTTGGGGGTCGGTTGGCATTGAATATACTCAGTCACATGGAGATCGATGATTTGACACGGGCCGTCGAATCAGGAGATCTTCAGACCCTTCAAGCCGTACCCGGTGTTGGGAAAAAGACCGCGCAACGGCTTTTACTGGAGCTTGGGGGATATTTTTCAAAACATGGGGCCGAAGGGGGAATCGATGGGCATCGGCTCCCCTGGATGCCAGGAGATGCCAGACGTGACGCGGCGGAAGCCCTTGTGCAGCTGGGCTATCCACCGGCCCATGCGAGGGAGGCGATTGAAAGATTGGGAGAGGTCCCGGATAGGACTGCGGATGAATTGATTCGAACCGTTCTGTCCGGAATCGGGCCGACATCTTAA
- a CDS encoding ABC transporter ATP-binding protein/permease, producing the protein MSQRSTQKSHSEEESLGKVYDRILMGRLFEYIAPYRALMAAGIVLLLLLSLVELSFPYLTKTAIDGPFANSDWRGLMRISIIFLALQLVAFFLRFAQIYTAQSLGQRIIFDLRRRILQHIHDLDMETFDRQPVGRLMTRVTNDVEVLNQLFTTGLVNIAGDLITLLGIVIILFLLNVELATVSLIVVPLLFIATHLFRSKVRKAFVVIRVKTAALNSFIQESTQGIALIQVMRRERHRYGQFKTINGEYRDAYVRSIFYYAVFFPLVDGLEELAVALVLGYGGAKIIGGILTFGALVAFIQYSQRFFRPIRDLTERYNTLQSAMAAAERIFALLDTEGRIQSDSKPYLPVNVLGGVEFRNVSFAYRADQPVLEDVSFNVNPGETIAIVGPTGAGKTTISSLLTRFYEIQTGAILLDGIDIRKWDLVALRHSVGIVLQDAFLFSGTVAENIRLRDSSIPYSRMEWAARQVQAHELIQRLPKGYDTPIGERGARLSVGERQLLAFARALVFDPPLLVLDEATSSIDSETEARIQLALRRLASDRTSILIAHRLSTIRDAGKIIVLNKGRLIDQGPHEELVQRCSIYKTLYELQIQESV; encoded by the coding sequence ATGTCTCAACGGTCCACGCAAAAAAGCCACTCGGAAGAGGAATCCCTTGGTAAGGTTTATGACCGGATCCTCATGGGGCGTCTTTTTGAATATATCGCTCCCTATCGAGCTCTCATGGCGGCGGGGATCGTTCTGCTTCTGCTTTTATCGCTGGTCGAATTGTCCTTTCCCTACCTCACCAAAACAGCCATCGATGGACCTTTCGCCAACTCGGATTGGCGCGGCCTTATGCGAATCTCGATTATCTTTCTCGCGCTTCAACTGGTGGCATTCTTCCTCCGCTTCGCTCAGATATACACCGCCCAATCGCTGGGCCAGCGGATTATATTTGACCTGAGACGCCGGATCCTTCAGCACATTCATGATCTGGACATGGAAACATTCGACCGGCAGCCGGTCGGTCGACTCATGACCCGGGTTACAAATGATGTGGAGGTTCTCAATCAGCTTTTTACGACAGGACTCGTTAATATCGCCGGTGATCTGATCACACTCTTGGGAATCGTTATCATTCTCTTCCTCCTTAATGTAGAACTTGCAACAGTTTCACTGATTGTTGTCCCCCTGCTTTTTATCGCAACCCACCTTTTCCGCAGCAAAGTCCGAAAAGCCTTTGTTGTGATCCGGGTTAAAACGGCGGCGCTCAACTCATTCATCCAGGAATCGACTCAGGGAATTGCGCTCATTCAGGTTATGAGACGGGAACGTCATCGATACGGCCAGTTTAAAACCATTAACGGCGAGTACCGGGATGCTTATGTCCGGTCCATCTTCTACTACGCTGTCTTCTTCCCTCTGGTCGATGGATTGGAGGAATTGGCCGTGGCCCTGGTGCTCGGCTACGGTGGAGCGAAGATCATTGGCGGTATTCTGACCTTCGGGGCATTGGTGGCCTTTATTCAATACAGCCAAAGGTTCTTCAGACCCATAAGAGATCTCACAGAAAGATATAATACTTTGCAGAGTGCCATGGCCGCCGCTGAACGGATTTTTGCGCTTCTCGATACTGAGGGCCGAATCCAATCCGATTCCAAACCCTATCTGCCTGTAAATGTTCTGGGTGGTGTTGAGTTTAGAAATGTCTCCTTCGCCTATCGGGCGGATCAGCCGGTCCTTGAAGATGTCAGCTTCAACGTCAACCCGGGAGAAACCATCGCCATTGTGGGGCCAACCGGCGCCGGGAAGACAACGATTTCGTCACTGCTTACCCGATTCTATGAGATCCAGACCGGCGCCATTCTTTTGGACGGCATCGATATTCGAAAGTGGGATTTGGTGGCCTTGCGGCACAGCGTCGGAATTGTGCTACAAGATGCTTTTCTATTCTCTGGAACCGTGGCGGAAAATATTCGCCTGCGGGATTCATCCATACCCTACTCCCGCATGGAATGGGCCGCGCGACAAGTTCAGGCGCATGAATTGATTCAGAGATTGCCAAAGGGATATGACACTCCTATCGGAGAACGGGGCGCACGGCTATCGGTTGGTGAGCGCCAGCTTCTTGCCTTTGCTCGGGCCTTGGTCTTTGACCCGCCACTCCTTGTTTTGGATGAGGCGACATCGAGCATTGATTCCGAAACAGAGGCGAGGATTCAACTGGCACTCAGACGATTGGCTTCGGATCGAACATCCATTTTGATCGCCCATCGTCTATCGACTATTCGAGACGCTGGAAAGATCATCGTATTGAATAAAGGGCGTCTGATTGACCAGGGGCCTCATGAGGAGCTTGTGCAACGCTGTTCGATTTACAAGACGCTGTATGAACTTCAGATTCAGGAATCCGTGTAG